The stretch of DNA AGCGACTGCTTATATAATGTCACTGGGTTGAATCCAGTAGGGTCCCTTCGCCCTGGCTGTGGTTATGCACCCTTACAGCATGCTATAAAGGGACCACATAAAATCAAGTTCCCCACTGGAGCTTGTTTAGGAGCTGTGCAGACTTATGGTGGAACGTAAGGGACCCCTGCTCAAATGCTACCAGGTGGCCCCCACTTTCCAGCTTCAGAGGGTACCTATTAGGTCTGTGGATAATTTGCTTACTCTGTCCTGACTTCAGATCTTGCTCTTTCGCCTGATTCACACTCGCCTTGCAAACAGCTTTCCCTGAAAGGCCCCATAATCAGAGGTCAAAGACTAAAATGAATACCGGCCTTGAGACAGATGATGAGTAAGTTTCCACCGAGCAGATGTTCCAGTGGGGTTCCTGGGACTCACTTTCCATGGCAGTGGGGTGCCAACTGTATGGAAATTAAAGTTAATGCTACATTGAACAACATTTTGTAGCATGGAGATTCACACGGGGAGAAGccacagatggatgaatggaggcCATCTGGGTTCAACAAAAACACTTAATGGAACGTCATGCAGCTTTAGACGCCCTTTGCCCAGCTAGAAGCTTGTGTGTGGTGCTGAACAAAACCGAACGCTGTGCTTATCTTTCCCGATTCTACTGCTATGGAGAGCTTAAAAAGGCGGTGGTGGCTGCCGCTGCTGTAGGTACTGCCACTAAACACATCAAGGATGTTTCTCAGGGAAAAGGAACACATGATGTGCTTGCAGGAACAGCTAGTGGTCGGTTTGCAGGCATCCTGAATAGTAGACAGCAAGCTCAGCCGCTAAGGTTTTCTAATCTTTATCTTTAGTGGGTATCCCAATCACCATGACTTTTGTTCCCAAGCTAACTGAAAaatcaaaaactttaaaattaagtgacttcggccgggcgcggtggctcaagcctgtaatcccagcactttgggaggccgaggcgggtggatcacgaggtcaggagatcgagaccatcctggctaacatgatgaaaccccgtctctactaaaaatacaaaaaaaaactagccgggcgtggtggcgggtgcctgtagtcccagctactcagaggctgaggcgggagaatggcgtgaacccgggaggtggagcttgcagtgagccgaaatcgcgccactgcactccagcctgggcgacagagtgagactccgtctcaaaaaaaaaataaaataaaataaaattaagtgacTTCATAGTGAACTATGTCTTTAATTGCCGTTATACCCTGAACAGGCTATGAGCCACAGAGCTTGAATGCTGTTGAACTATTTTTTATCGTTGCGACTGTGACCTTGGGTTGTTTGATTCCGATCAGTTTGGTTTGTAGAGACTCATATTTAGGAATGCATTCCAGTTTCTTGGTATTATGCCCCTAATAGCCATCCTAAGGTCCTCACTGATGTGTTGTAGTCGTAAATCCACCAGTGCAGTCATCCTTTGTACCTCAAATGGTCTCATTAAGGTTAGAGGAACAAAAACCTGAAGACATAAAGAATCCTCTAACTGATTTAACATTGTAAACTGTGAGTTCCATAATGAGGTCAAATAGTGACAAGGCAGTGTCAGTGCCTGGGATTTTGGTCAGTCTCTCAAAATTAAGGGACTGAGCAAAATGGGGGACATTGTGAAGCTGAATTAAGTCTGGCCTAAAGCTGCCTCTGTACACAGTGAATTATAACTTAAAGTGTAAACAACTCATCACCTAACCTAAAAGTATGTTCTTCTAACATGTAGCTGAATTTTAGCCAATCACAGCAGCCAAACCTTCAGTCAATCATCAGCTGAAGGCTGCTAAAACATGTTCAAATAAGACAAATACCAGACTGCAGCCAATCAGGCAATCTGAGTTATTTTCGTTTTTCTGGCTATAAATGTAGCCTACACACACTGTGGGGCTGAGCATCTGAACTGCTTTTGGTGCTAAGTACTACCCAGTTCATGAATCTTTTTTCTGCTCGAAACCAGAACATAGTTTTAAACTCTGTTAAAGTTgtctaaggttttttttgttaACACCTTCAAGCACTGAAGAACAAGGAGTTCATAGAACAAAGGAGAAAAGTCTCTTACCCTTCCAATGACAAAATGAAAAGCTGCCAGCAAAGTTTCAAAGGCTACTCTAAAACCCAAGTCCTTCCTTACAATTTTACATAGGAGCACATAAACCACTTCTTACTGCAGAAAGTGAACCAGCACTTTAAAGAACAGTGATTCTTTACATGGCGCTCAAGGGCACAGCAGCCACTATTCCAAAGATCGCACTCGCTTCTGGACTTCAGAATTTCCCACCCTCCTTGCGGCCTGTTGAACTGTTTTTATCACAGTTCCTCTTCTTGCACTGGTCACAGTGTGGAACTGAGGCATGCTGGGTAAATGTCAAATGAAATGAAGGCACACAATCTCTATTCTCAACTAGACAGCAAATTGAGGTGCACAgctcctcttaaaaaaaaaaaaaaagccgggcgcggtggctcaagcctgtaatcccagcactttgggaggccgagacgggtggatcacgaggtcaggagatcgagaccatcctggctaacacggtgaaaccccgtctctactaaaaaatacaaaaaactagccgggcgtggtggtgggcgcctgtagtcccagctactagggaggctgaggcaggagaatggcgtgaacccgggaggcggagcttgcagtgagctgagatccggccactgcactccagcctgggcggcagagcgagactccatctcaaaaaaaaaaaaaaaaaaaaaaaaaaaatccctttgtgGTTGTTGATTTAGTGGTCCCTAACAGACAACAGGCTCCTCTTTGCCTGTACTAACAATAAATGTCAGTACAGAGCCAGTCCTTACACTGGGCTGATCGCCAAGCACTGGAGAACCATGGAGTGTGCACTGACGAGAAATCCAGAAACTCAGTCCAACTCGCCTTTCACTGGGGAAAAATTGGGCCTGGAAAGGCTGAGTGATGTACCCAAGGCCACCCCGTTGGCTGGTCTGCTATTCCTGTCCTTAGGATCacataatacaatttttttccatctttttacctAGATTCACATAAGGGAAATCCTCTCCCAGAGCCATTTCTTATCTACCCAGAAGGAATTTGCAccctttcaacatcctgggccaAGTGGTGGAGTTTCAGTTCACGTGAATCCATGTAAAGTACTATGACATCGAAGACAGCCTCAAAGCCTGGTGGGAGGAGGAACCTACAGCGTTGTCTCCATTGACATCTGTATGTCATCTCATTGTCAGTCATGATTCCAGCTATTTTCCTAAGTTCCAAATTTTCTATCACTATCATCTGGGGTTTTGATAACAGCACCTAGAAACAGAGCCTAGAACTCTGGCCTGTTCCTcttataaattaataaactgCAGTTCTGAGGTCAACACCTAGCTCCAGTTGACTGTCATCCCAGGGACACAGGCTCCTTCCTTCCCCTGACTTATGTAAACATGGGCATTGGCACAGTTAGTACAAGAGCAGCAGCTTGTCTCCAGATTAGAGGGAAAAAAACCCAGCCTTCACTTTTTCTGTTTGGTGGGTGAATATGTTATTCTGTAGTCAAAAGAGGCTGGCAGGCCAGGCCTGGGCTCAGGGAAAAGCAGGGAGGTCTTCAGAAAGCTCCTTGCTAGGATTGCCAGGTTCATCCTAGCACTTCGTACTCCCATGGCTGGGAAAGGCATCTCCGAATTGGGAAACCACCTCCCTTTAAAAATAATGGCCCTGGGgccagagaggcagagattgcacaAGGCCACAAGTCATTTAGGTGGAGCTGGGGCTGTACAATGCAGGACTGGGAACAAAGGCTTGCTGTGTTACCACTCAGAAGCTGCCCACGTGACAAAGGCATGATGTCACCAGGAGGGAACAGTCTAGACTGGGAGAGACCTTGAGGCTCTAGGAGCATTTCTGACACCTACACTGGTTCCTCAGCTACCGGGACCCGCAGCGGAGAACTGAGCCCACTGAGCATCTCACTGTACAGGTAAGAGAAGGGAAAGCTGGatccacattccagcctggaatGAGCTAGACACCCTCTGTCTCACCCACCTCCCTGCTCCGGCTTCACGGCCACCTCACCAGGAAAGCTTCTGCATGGTTCTCGGCCTTGCCCAGGCCCTGCTCTTGAGGGGGAAAGGAGGGCAGAAGAGAAATGCTGCCATGTGGCTCTTGCCCCAGGCCCAGTCTGGCAATGAAGCAGCAGCAGTACAACTGTGGTCTTGACAGGCAGGTGGCGAGCAGGAGAGCTCCAGCCTAGGAGAGAAGCTCCAAGAGCAGTTTCCAGATGTGAACAGTGCCAGGCTCTTCGAAGCTGGGTCCCGCAGGGGCAATGCTGGCTGCCAAGAGGAAAACCTCCCGCTGGCTGTCGACAGCCTGGAGGCCCAGCTCCCGCTGCAGCTCCACCATACTCATGGCCTCGCTGAGGTCCTGGGTGAGACAGAGAAGTCAGAACACAGCTGGCAGCATTTCGTAACACACTCACACCCTTGTCATTCATGAAATACACTGTTCTTAGGCTATCCCTGGGAATATGAGGCCCCAAGTTCCCAGAATTAGCCTCTGGACCCCTTGATCTACCTCAatactctctctctcaccctggGCTCACCTTTGTACCAACCTCTTTTCATTGCATTACCACAGTCACTGTGGTAAAAAACagagcactttctttttttgttttgagacggagttttgctctgtcacccaggctgggctgcagtggcgcgatcttggctcactgcaacttctacctcctgtgGTGGAATcctgaagcgattctcctgcttcagcctccccagtagctgggactacaggcgtgagccaccatgcctggctaatttttgtatttttagtagagacagggtttcgccatgttggccaggctggtctcgaactcctgaccttaggtgatccacccgcctcagcctcccaaagtgctgggattacaggcgtgagccaccacgcccagccagaaacaGAGCACTTTCTATGTGTCAAGCGTTGTAGACAGGCCCTTATATACCTAGCTTAATTTTCACAGTCCACACTTAATTGATGAGAAAATTAGCTCAGGGAGCTGAAATCATTGAGCTAAGGTAACAGtgataagtggcagagccaggttcCAACTCAGGTTGGTTTGACAACCAAGTTTCTTAAACTCAGTCATGGAGAGATGATACAGTAGGGTCACTCCCAGACAAGACCTCTAGAAACTAGCTGGAGGAAAACAAGAGACCACTACACAGCATGGCTGGCGATGGACACTGTAATTTCAGCCCTGGCCCAAGAATGAAATGATTCTTCCTGGAGCAATTCAGAGACTGCTGGGACCTTAGATGTTGTCTCCTACAGGTTCAAAACTGCTATAAATTAGTTTATAAATAGAATATGATGTGATTCCTGGTCCAAACTGGGGCAGTGTAAGGCTCAGAGCAGGCACTATTAATAGTCATATATGGGGACTGTCTTGGACAGAAAAGGACATACAGTCACCCTATTTAGAAATAATTGTCAAATGTTTCCTAACAGGTTGGGGAATCTGAGGTCAAAGACATACAGCCTCTCTCCACATCAAGTTGGAAATGGGTCCCACAGCTCTCAGAGGCACCTGAGTTTAGGCCACAGGAAATATGATCAGACTCTGTACTCTGGCAGTTTCACCTGATATTGTGACCCAAGGTCTGTGATACTGAGGGTTCCTGGGCCTAAGGTAACTCTCTGGCACCGATGAGAAGTGCAGCATACTGGTTTAGAGGAAGAACTTGGAAGAATATCTGAGTTCAGGTAGGCTTTGCCACATACCAGCTGCAACTCCAGGTATTTAGTGCTAGCAGCAGGGCCCATCACGGGGTTTTTGGAGGGCTGAAGTGAGGTCATGATTGTCAGGTGCTTACCACATGTATGGCACACTgtaagcacacaataaatgttagctattattatttaacCTCTTCTACCTCTCATCAGTTACCAGCTTCAGCTCTCTGATCTAGAGCCAGAATTTGCAAGGGAATAGCAGAGTGGAAAAGGTACAGCTTTAGAGTTAGACGTTCTCAATtccactattctttttttttttgagatagggtctcgctgcgtcacccaggctggagtgtgatcacagctcactgcagcctcgacctcccgggttcaagtgatctttctgcctcagcctccaaagtagctgggactataggcaggcaccaccacatccagttaattttttgcatttttttgtagagacagagtttcgccatgttgcccaggctggtctcgaactcctggaaaCAAACGATCCACATTCCTCGGCCTCAAAATGTTGGGGGTAGAGGtttcagccaccacgcctggaccaATTCTATTACTCTCAAGATGTACAGCCTTGGAAAGATTACAAAACgtctctcatctataaaatggaatagcATTCTATACTTTATAGGCTGAACAGAAGCATAAGAAGAAATGTTATTCAAAACCGTACcggaggccagacacagtggctcacgcctataattccagcactttgggaagctgaggtgggcgcatcacttgaggtcaggagttcaagaccagcctggccaacatggcaaaactctgcctctactaaaaatacaaaagttggctgggtgtggtggcacatgtctgtaatcccagctactcagaatgctgaggcacaagaattgcttgaacccgggaggtggaggttgcagtgagccgagatcacaccactgcattccagcctgggcaacagaacaagactctgcctcaaaacaaaaacaaaaacaaaaacaaaacaccatgcctggcatgtAGGAGGCACTTAATAATTATTCTTCTCATCTCTCCAGGGTGCGAGATGATAGGGaggcaaagaggaaggaagacagaagcAGGGATCAGGACAGGGCACAGGTAGAAGAGGTAGGGGCAGCATCTCAGCCAACCTCTCTAGGCCATGGGCCCAGGCAGCGCTCCTTGCCCCTGCCCAAGCATCTCTAAGTGGACATCCCCTGGACTGAGCTGCCCTCCCACAGCCCTCACCTGCTTGTTGGCCACCACCACGACAGGCAGGTCAGGGTCCTTGTCCAGCAGCTTGTGCAGCTCCTGTCGGGCCCAGGGCAGTCGCAGTCGGTCAGCTGAGTCCACCACAAACACCAGCACATCCACCTCATTCACAAACTCCTTCCAGTAGAAGCGCAGGTTCTGGCTGCCACCAACTGAGGAGAGGCCAGGGGCCAGCTCAGAGCGTCCAGGGCCCTGGCTCACTGCCCACAGCTCCCACCCCACCCTAATCCTAGCTTGGTGAGCTTCCACCGGCCAGGGGCAAGGGGCAGTTTCGGCAGCTACTCACACGGGATTCAGCTCTACCTCTGACAGGTGGGTCTCCTGGAGCAAGTCCCTAGCTTTAAACACCAGTCTCCTCCCTGAACTTTCCTAACAGGGTGCAGTAAAACCCACAGGTACCATGTGCAATGTACCTTTCACAGGACTGACacataggtgctcagtaaatgggaCTCTTCAGCTCTCCCCCCTGGGCTATCTTGCTTTGCCTCTTGCTAATTCTTAGATTTCTCCGACAGGTTCGAAACTGTCAGTGATGGCTGTGATAGGAGCCAGGAGTCCTATTGTCTAGAAAACTCAGGACCCCCTGCCCTGCCTATATACAATCATTCTCCATTCAGTTTCCCCATCCCCTTCTTTTCCCTCGGAAATGTCATACTCCATCCTACGAACACATGGTTGCCAACACAGTCCCCCAGCCTGGGTCACCTTTCTGTTCCTCTGTGCTCCTCTGCACTAGTCCCATTGGTCACCCCGCACCCTAGTGTTTCTGGCTATGCTTCTGACACTTGTGGATTCTAAGCTGTGAGAGTCAGAGACACTTACCTCTGGATCCCCACAAAGCCCTCAGCACAATGCCCggcacatagcaggcactcaacaagtatttactgagtgcttgctAGGTGCCAAGCACTGATctgggtgctggggatacagaggTGAGCAAGGCAGGCAGGGGCCCTGCACCAAGGAGCTCCCTCCCTAACTGGGAAGCACATGTCAGTGACATCAACAcatttcagaaaggaaagaaataaaacagaaaaaagggaaAGTGGCTGAGGTGGAACAGGGGTTGGCCCTGGATTGGGTGGTCTGGGTAGGTCTCATCAAGGAAGTGGCATGTGAGCTGAGTGTGGGATGGTGAGAAGGAGCCAGCCACgggaagaggcagaggaaagcattccagacagaggggAGAGCAAGCTGGAAGTGTCTGcaaaacagaaagaaggctgggGTGCTGAGGCACTGCAAGAAGGAGAAACATGGCTGTGAGGCTAGCTGGGACGGGCCACATAGGGCCAAAAACACAGTGAGGGGGTAGGGAGATGCAAGAGTGACATGACCTGACATGGGCTTTCTGCAGCTGACACTAGggacagaaggggaagcaggaagaCCAAAGAGGAGGCTGTGGTGCTGAGAGGAAAGATGATACTAGATTGGGCCACACAGGCAATGGTGGAGGAGGGTGTGCCActgctcactgcactccagcctgggcaacagagaccccgtctcaaaaaaaaaaaaagactagaaaggtcgggcgcgttggctcacgcctgcagtcccagcactttgggaggtcgaagggggcggatcacttaaggtcaggagttcaagactagcctgactaatatggtgaaaccccgtctcctctaaaaatacaaaaattagccgggcgtggtggcgggcgcctgtaatcccagctgctcgggaggctgaggctggagaatcgcttgaatccgggaggcagaagttgcagtgagccgagactgcaccattgcccctccagcctgggtgtcacagtgagactccatctcaaaaaaaaaaaaaaagaacacttgaaAGGTGGGTGACCTTGGATTCATGATACTACTGCTGGAACTCATTTTTCTCTGGGGATAATTAGGGTAGTGACTGATTCTAGTTTTATGCAGTTGTTTAGGGGATTTTTCTTAAGCAATGCCTGTCAAGTGCTTGGCATATGAACCCTTAGCTGTTAGTATCACTGTGTTAGGCCTGTCGACTTTGGTAGGGGTGATGGGGCAGGCGGTGCAACTGGAGAGGCCCCATCACGAAGGGCCCTAAATGTCAGAGCACAAAGCGTGGACTGAATCCTGTGCCCCAGAGAGGGGTGGGAAGGATTCGTACACGGGAATGTGCTGCTTAGACATGCATTTTGGAAGCCCCCTTCCCTGCGAGAATCCAGGACAGGTCCAGTAGAGGAGACGGGGAGATGGGGTAGGGTGTCCGCTCACTTTCCAGCAGGTCCACCTCAAAGTCCTTGGTGGGCAGACGCACGGAGTTGAAGCCCCAGGTGGGGATGTGGCCTTCCAGCGGTGGCTTCCCCGACAGCACGCGCAGGAACGTGCTCTTGCCCGCGCCATCCAGCCCCAACACCAGCACCTCGCGCTGTTCCAGCTCCTCCAGCGCCGGCTCCTCGTCCTCCTCGTCCTCGGGCTGCGGGGAAGCGGAGGTAAGGCTGCGGCTGGCGGCCTCCCGGTGGACCTTTCCCGAGGGAAGACCAAGGCACCAGAGGGCTCAGGCCCGCCCTCCACCCGTCCTGGGACAGGCAGGCATGGTCTGGATGAGTGGGACGAACGCTGCCTTTGGAATCCTGAGTTCCAAACGCTTGGCGAACTCCTCACGCTCGCGCGCCCTGCTTCCTCCACCGGACTCGGAGTCCCAGCCGCAGACGGGAGGGGACGGGGTTTCTCCCGACATCTCCCGGGGCGGGGCGCACTGCGCAGGCGCCGGAGGGGCGCTAGCCGACCCAGCTGGGGCCCAGGATACTCCCGAGCCGCGCCCTCCAAACTCCGGCCCACGCTGGAACGCCCGAGCCCCGCGGCGTGCAGCGACGGCGCGGCTCTAGGGCGCCGTATACACCCAAACACGCCCACCCGTTCCTCGGTTCCCGGGCTCTGACCGGCCTGCGGCTGCCAAGCCCTCGACCCCCCGAGCTCCCGGCGCCAGCAGGGCCGTGGTCACACCCCTTGGCCACATGCGCGGAGTCGCAGCCCCAGCTTGCCCGCCCTTTCGCGAACCTAGGCCCGGCACTCACATCCCACTCGTCCCACTCGGGGAGGCGGGCGGCTTCCGCGCCCCACCAGGCCTCGCCGCGGTCCCAGCGCCGCTCCCGGCCGCGGCTGAAGTAGGTCTTCCAGAGGATGAAGAGCACCGAGCCCAGAACCGCCGCGGCGCCGCCCAGCGCCAGCACCAAGGGGCCCAGCGGCCGCGGCGCCATCGGGCTGGGCAAGGGGCCCAAGTTCGGGCTGCACAGGCCAAGCCCGCTCGCCCGCCGAAGATGGCCCCGCTGCGACTGCCGCGGCCGCGCCCACCCACCCAGCCCCAGTCCGGCACTACAAGCCCCACAATGCACCGCCGCTGTCACGGCTGGCCGCCCGGGACCGGCGGCGCGGGTTGGGGGCGCTGGCAGGCGCGCAGGGACCTCCGCTCCCCCTGCCAAGTGCGGGGTGTGGGGATGAGAGGCTGTGCCTGGGGAGGACGGGAGACGGCGGTGCTTGCTGGCAACCACCAGGGGTTAGCTCATGGCTTTTCTCGGTTACCCCTTACAACGATACCACGCAAAAGGGAAAACCGAGGCCCAGGAGTTAAGTAACCCGCCCAACGCCGCATCGTAGTGCTTCCGTGTGGCCTGCGTTCAAACCCAAGCGATCTGTCTC from Macaca nemestrina isolate mMacNem1 chromosome 6, mMacNem.hap1, whole genome shotgun sequence encodes:
- the LOC105480935 gene encoding ADP-ribosylation factor-like protein 10 isoform X1, with product MAPRPLGPLVLALGGAAAVLGSVLFILWKTYFSRGRERRWDRGEAWWGAEAARLPEWDEWDPEDEEDEEPALEELEQREVLVLGLDGAGKSTFLRVLSGKPPLEGHIPTWGFNSVRLPTKDFEVDLLERPQRGHEYGGAAAGAGPPGCRQPAGGFPLGSQHCPCGTQLRRAWHCSHLETALGASLLGWSSPARHLPVKTTVVLLLLHCQTGPGARATWQHFSSALLSPSRAGPGQGREPCRSFPGEVAVKPEQGGG
- the LOC105480935 gene encoding ADP-ribosylation factor-like protein 10 isoform X2 — encoded protein: MAPRPLGPLVLALGGAAAVLGSVLFILWKTYFSRGRERRWDRGEAWWGAEAARLPEWDEWDPEDEEDEEPALEELEQREVLVLGLDGAGKSTFLRVLSGKPPLEGHIPTWGFNSVRLPTKDFEVDLLEIGGSQNLRFYWKEFVNEVDVLVFVVDSADRLRLPWARQELHKLLDKDPDLPVVVVANKQDLSEAMSMVELQRELGLQAVDSQREVFLLAASIAPAGPSFEEPGTVHIWKLLLELLS